The genome window CGAGCCAGGCGGTGTCGAACCATCGCGGCACGCTCGTGCAGATGCTCGGCGTGCCGAAGGAAAAGGTGCGCGTGATTTCGCGCTTTCTCGGCTCCGGCTTCGGCGGCAAGCTGTGGATGTGGCCGCATTCGCTGCTCGCCGCCGCCGCGACGCGGCTTACCGGCAGGCCGGTGAAGCTCGTGCTGAGCCGCAGGATGATGTTTCAGAACGTGGGGCATCGTCCGGTCACGCAGCAGCGCGTGCGGCTCGGCGCGTCGGCGGACGGCAAGCTCGTCTCGCTGCAGCACGACTTCCTGAGCCACGCCGCGCTCGCCGACGATTACACCGAGGACTGCGGCGAAGCCACGCCGCAGATGTACAGCACGGCCAACCTGCGCGTGACGGGCGGCACGGTGAAGCGCAATGTCGGCTCGCCCACGTCGATGCGCGGTCCCGGCGCCGTGCCTGGCCTCTACGCGCTGGAATCCGCGATGGACGAGCTCGCCATCGCGCTGAAGATGGACCCGGTCGAGCTGCGGCTGCGCAACGAACCGCGCATGGACGAGGCGAGCGGCTTGCCGTTCTCGTCGCGGCATCTGGTCGAATGCCTCAAAACCGGCGCGGAGCGATTCGGCTGGTCGGCGCGCACGCCGAATGTCGGCTCGATGAAGCGCGACGGCCTCACGCTGGGCTGGGGCGTCGGCGCGTGCAGCTGGCCGGGGCTGCGCTTTTCGGCGGAAGCGAGTGTCGATTTGCGCGCGGACGGCACGGCGCGCGTCGTGTGCGGGACGCAAGACATCGGCACGGGCACCTACACGATTCTGGCGCAACTCGTGGCCGAGCAGACGGGCATTGCGCTCGACAAGATCGAAGTCGGCCTCGGCGATACCGCGCTGCCGCTCGGCCCGATATCGGGCGGATCGGCGGCGACGGCTTCGGTGATACCGGCCGTCTTGGACGCGACGCGCGCCGCCATCCAGATGGTGTTGTCGCGCGCCGGCGCGGTCGACGCGTCGCCGTTCGCAGGCGCGAAGCCGGAGGAACTCGCGTTCAGCGAAGCGCGCGTGCATCGCAGGAACGAGGCGGCGGAAAGCGGCGTGCCGTTCGCGCGCATCCTGGAGGCGGCGCGCATGCATGCGGCATCGGGCAGTGCGAGCGCCAATGGCGGCTTCGACGATCCGCTCAAGAAGGAATGGTCGATTCACTCCTACGGCGCGCATTTCGCCGAGGTGACGTGGGAGCCGGAGACGGCGCGGTTGCGCGTGAGCCGTGTCGTCACCGTGATCGACGGCGGCAAGATCCTGAATCCGCGCGCCGCGCGCAATCAGGTGGAAGGCGCGGTGGTGATGGGCGTCGGCATGGCGCTTTTCGAGCACACGGTCTACGACGAGCGCAGCGGCGCGCCGGTGAACAGCAATCTGGCGGACTACGTCGTCGCAACGAACGCGGATACGCCGAAGCTCGACGTCACGTTTCTCGATCATCCGGACACCGTGTTCAACGAACTCGGCGCGCAGGGAATTGCGGAGATCGGGCTTGCGGGCATTGCGGCGGCGATTACCGGAGCGGTTCATCACGCGTCGGGCGTGCGGGTGAGGAAGCTGCCGGTGATGATCGAGGATTTGATGGGGTGATAGTGCATCGCCGGGCAGCTTTCTGGCGGCGGGGGCTATGCTAGACTGCCCTCGCAACTCATCGCCCCTCATCGCCCCTCATCGCGCTCATCGGAATCATGAAACCCTCTGTCGCCCTTCAAGCTCACCGCGAGGAAATCCGACGAGTCGTCCAAGCGCATCGCGCGTCGAATGCACGCGTGTTCGGATCGGTCGCGCGCGGAGAAGACACCGATGAGAGCGACCTCGACTTGCTGATCGACCCGACGCCGCGAACCACGATGTTGGATATCGGCGCAATTCGCCATGAGTTGCGCGCGTTGCTGGGCGTGCCCGTCGACGTATTGACGCCCGGCGCGCTGCCGGACCGGACGCGGGACGCCATTCTCTCCGGGGCGATTCCCGTATGAGCCGAGATGCGCAGGCCTTGCCCGAGTACGTAGACCATGTACTCGGCGCGATTCAGCGCGCGACGCGGTACACCGAAGCGATCGACGAAGCGGCTTTCCTGAGCGAAGAGCTGATCTAGGACGCCGTCATTCGCAACCTCGAGATCATCGGCGAGGCCTGCAGAAACATCCGGCGCCACTTTCCCGAGTTCGCCGCCCGGCATCGCGACGTTCCTTTCGTGTCGGCTTACGAAATGCGCAATGCGCTCGCGCACGGTTACTTCAAGGTCGATTTGAGCGTCATCTGGGCGACGGTACGCGAGGACTTGCCGCTCATGCAGACTCAGTTCCTCTCGCTCGCCGCGGA of Caballeronia sp. Lep1P3 contains these proteins:
- a CDS encoding nucleotidyltransferase family protein, whose product is MKPSVALQAHREEIRRVVQAHRASNARVFGSVARGEDTDESDLDLLIDPTPRTTMLDIGAIRHELRALLGVPVDVLTPGALPDRTRDAILSGAIPV
- a CDS encoding DUF86 domain-containing protein; translation: MRRHFPEFAARHRDVPFVSAYEMRNALAHGYFKVDLSVIWATVREDLPLMQTQFLSLAAELKRLA